A stretch of the Pangasianodon hypophthalmus isolate fPanHyp1 chromosome 28, fPanHyp1.pri, whole genome shotgun sequence genome encodes the following:
- the LOC113544436 gene encoding putative C-type lectin domain family 20 member A: MIKLQNEAQKHQFTSNAWIGLFNDVTSWRWSLGNQPLGPFTAWCSSEPNYRMEDCTAFNQWCWFDVACSVSLPFVCFDAKSTGSSRYILISTSMTFHDAQSYCRQHHTDLASVINEEENVIIKQLVSSNSWFGLFRDLWKWSDQSNFSTVSWVSGKPWGAGIDDNCANFIKGQVDAAQCSEMMPFFCLSDFTKEQIMRMKVKSNQDVNDPAVKAAILQKIKQKLKEHGIAENTTMKWREQPDGMVFHKIIM; encoded by the exons ATGATCAAGCTCCAAAATGAGGCACAGAAGCACCAATTCACCTCAAATGCTTGGATTGGCCTATTCAATGATGTTACTAGCTGGCGCTGGTCCCTGGGAAATCAGCCACTAGGACCTTTTACAGCTTGGTGTTCCAGTGAGCCTAACTATAGAATGGAAGATTGTACTGCTTTCAATCAGTGGTGTTGGTTTGATGTGGCATGTTCAGTTTCACTTCCCTTTGTGTGCTTTGATG ccAAGAGCACTGGGTCCAGCAGATACATTCTTATTTCTACTTCTATGACGTTTCATGATGCTCAGAGTTACTGCAGGCAGCATCACACAGACCTGGCCAGTGTGATAAACGAAGaggaaaatgtaattattaaacaattagTCTCTTCTAATTCTTGGTTTGGTCTGTTCAGAGACCTCTGGAAGTGGTCAGACCAGAGCAACTTCTCTACCGTTAGTTGGGTGTCGGGAAAACCGTGGGGTGCGGGGATCGATGATAATTGTGCTAATTTTATTAAAGGCCAGGTTGACGCTGCACAATGCTCTGAGATGATGCctttcttctgtctctcag attttaCAAAAGAACAAATCATGAGAATGAAGGTTAAATCGAATCAGGATGTGAATGATCCTGCAGTGAAGGCAGCAATCTTACAGAAG ATCAAGCAAAAACTGAAGGAGCATGGGATAGCAGAGAACACCACAATGAAATGGAGAGAGCAACCAGATGGCATGGTCTTTCACAagataataatgtaa